The Kitasatospora paranensis genome has a window encoding:
- a CDS encoding GntR family transcriptional regulator, with protein sequence MPAQQRTRRAAAYQDIADDLAAGISTGRLPAGLNLPSERRLAAAYGVNRQTVRAALQHLRTQGRVAGDHLGTYALAPPGARPVRASLSRTPATSFPGSFLPPDRPAAGGGRLARRTPERWAAAALDIPPDRAALTYDHRLTGPDGTALQRATTWFAPVLVLLVPQLGRAAAAADAGPAADRTGGPTADLGDLYLWSAMAGLRLRAADRVQLVRAPAPGGGAADGLAVHRTITDQHGRALIGTAFRISDEGAELRYADSQAILPGDRLPRTAGAAAIGASDRAVLHSWASPNAPDRGLALRARIVLGCEQAAAEEVAGRLGHSTALVTAWRDRFRAGGLRALEASPRSRRTRPAPTQAAARTAGRTAERTAERTAAGV encoded by the coding sequence ATGCCTGCTCAGCAGAGGACGCGCCGCGCCGCGGCGTACCAGGACATCGCAGACGATCTCGCGGCAGGGATCAGCACCGGGCGACTGCCCGCCGGTCTGAACCTGCCCTCGGAACGCCGGCTCGCCGCCGCCTACGGGGTCAACCGGCAGACGGTCCGCGCCGCCCTGCAGCACCTGCGCACCCAGGGGCGGGTGGCCGGCGACCATCTCGGCACCTACGCACTGGCGCCACCCGGAGCCAGGCCCGTCCGGGCCTCGCTCAGCCGCACGCCGGCCACCTCGTTCCCGGGCTCCTTCCTGCCACCGGACCGGCCGGCGGCCGGCGGCGGCCGGCTGGCGCGGCGGACACCCGAGCGCTGGGCCGCCGCGGCGCTGGACATTCCGCCCGACCGGGCGGCCCTGACGTACGACCACCGGCTGACCGGCCCGGACGGCACCGCCCTGCAGCGTGCGACCACCTGGTTCGCGCCGGTGCTGGTGCTGCTGGTGCCCCAACTCGGCCGGGCCGCCGCCGCGGCCGACGCCGGGCCGGCCGCCGATCGGACCGGCGGGCCGACCGCCGACCTCGGTGACCTCTACCTGTGGTCGGCGATGGCCGGGCTGCGGCTGCGCGCCGCGGACCGCGTCCAGTTGGTCCGCGCCCCGGCACCCGGCGGCGGCGCAGCCGACGGACTCGCCGTCCACCGCACCATCACCGACCAGCACGGCCGGGCGCTGATCGGCACCGCCTTCCGGATCAGCGACGAGGGCGCCGAACTGCGGTACGCCGACAGCCAGGCCATCCTCCCGGGCGACCGGCTGCCGCGGACGGCGGGTGCGGCGGCGATCGGCGCCTCGGACCGGGCCGTGCTGCACTCCTGGGCGTCGCCCAACGCACCGGACCGCGGACTGGCCCTGCGGGCGCGGATCGTGCTGGGCTGCGAGCAGGCCGCCGCCGAGGAGGTCGCCGGTCGGCTCGGGCACTCGACGGCGCTGGTCACCGCCTGGCGCGACCGCTTCCGCGCCGGCGGCCTGCGCGCCCTGGAGGCCTCCCCGCGCTCCCGGCGGACCCGGCCCGCCCCCACCCAGGCCGCGGCGAGGACCGCGGGGAGGACTGCGGAAAGAACCGCGGAGCGGACCGCGGCCGGGGTCTAG
- a CDS encoding class I SAM-dependent methyltransferase: MDRQDWDARYRAAELLWGAEPNRRLVRECADLPPGRALDLAAGEGRNAIWLAGRGWQVTALDFSAVALERGRALAAAGPPGAADRITWTVADARTAAPVPGGYDLVLLAYLHLPAAGRRAALRHAADGLAPGGTLLVIGHDSTNLAEGVGGPQDPAVLFTPDDVLADLAGVGLTTVRAERVHRTVPAPDGHGTAGRAVDALVRMRRPDTP, encoded by the coding sequence ATGGACCGTCAGGACTGGGACGCCCGCTACCGCGCCGCCGAGCTGCTCTGGGGCGCGGAACCCAACCGCCGGCTGGTCCGCGAGTGCGCGGACCTCCCGCCCGGCCGGGCCCTGGACCTCGCCGCCGGCGAGGGCCGAAACGCCATCTGGCTCGCAGGCCGCGGCTGGCAGGTCACCGCCCTGGACTTCTCCGCCGTCGCGCTGGAGCGCGGCCGGGCGCTGGCCGCCGCCGGCCCGCCCGGCGCCGCCGACCGGATCACCTGGACGGTGGCCGACGCCCGCACCGCCGCGCCCGTGCCGGGCGGTTACGACCTCGTGCTGCTCGCTTATCTGCACCTGCCCGCCGCCGGTCGCCGGGCTGCGCTGCGGCACGCCGCGGACGGGCTCGCTCCGGGCGGCACCCTGCTGGTCATCGGCCACGACTCGACCAACCTGGCCGAGGGTGTCGGCGGCCCGCAGGACCCGGCGGTGCTCTTCACCCCGGACGACGTCCTCGCCGACCTGGCCGGCGTGGGCCTGACGACCGTCCGCGCCGAGCGGGTGCACCGCACGGTGCCCGCCCCGGACGGCCACGGCACGGCGGGCCGCGCGGTGGACGCCCTGGTGCGAATGCGCAGGCCCGACACTCCCTAG
- a CDS encoding PI-PLC domain-containing protein, translated as MRTIRTGLLLAAAQLAALCAGPPAMAAAADLPPGGYYVQSAVAGLNAADAGGTVALHNPRGNEDHQQWTLRPQGAGAVLESTDQAGRCLGRSGSRAVVVGCADPAAVWEVLSSGAQTHRLRVPGAEQYLSVAPKPAGAVYPAELIVAGSGPLTDWYLTPLSPATVPMPGPELRTLDRMTFLTAHNAYANGVDGGFAPPFVNLAPNQARGIDQQLADGVRGFMLDIHQTPDGAILCHDSCFWVSRPVALWVDLQRIVDFLDRHPSEIATVFLEDYVDPGVLRAEVARVRGLPEVLFRPDTAGVREHGWPRVADLVAGNHRLLLFTDHSRAADQAAGLTRDSFGVMYQREWTVENYWSMGSGIGTSDWSCYSRWYGADDVVPLTRTEPGFRPLFVMNHFRDVTVAPTASGDNGKLLDRAERFCRPAARKKPSFLAVDRYDLGNPGAAVAALNGYADAG; from the coding sequence ATGCGCACGATCCGGACCGGCCTGCTCCTCGCCGCCGCCCAGCTCGCCGCCCTCTGCGCCGGCCCGCCCGCGATGGCCGCCGCCGCGGACCTCCCGCCGGGCGGGTACTACGTCCAGAGCGCCGTCGCCGGACTGAACGCGGCCGACGCGGGCGGCACGGTGGCCCTGCACAACCCCCGGGGCAACGAGGACCATCAGCAGTGGACGTTGCGGCCGCAGGGCGCCGGGGCCGTGCTGGAGAGCACCGACCAGGCCGGGCGCTGCCTGGGCCGTTCGGGCTCCCGGGCGGTGGTGGTCGGCTGCGCCGACCCGGCCGCGGTGTGGGAGGTGCTGTCCTCCGGGGCGCAGACGCACCGGCTGCGGGTGCCCGGCGCGGAGCAGTACCTGAGCGTGGCCCCGAAGCCCGCGGGCGCCGTCTACCCGGCCGAGTTGATCGTCGCGGGCAGCGGCCCGCTCACCGACTGGTACCTCACCCCACTCTCCCCCGCGACCGTGCCGATGCCCGGCCCGGAGCTGCGCACCCTCGACCGGATGACCTTCCTGACGGCGCACAACGCGTACGCCAACGGCGTGGACGGCGGGTTCGCGCCGCCGTTCGTGAACCTGGCGCCGAACCAGGCGCGCGGCATCGACCAGCAGCTCGCCGACGGCGTGCGCGGGTTCATGCTGGACATCCACCAGACGCCCGACGGCGCGATCCTCTGCCACGACAGCTGCTTCTGGGTCAGCCGGCCCGTCGCGCTCTGGGTCGACCTGCAGCGGATCGTCGACTTCCTCGACCGGCACCCGTCGGAGATCGCCACGGTCTTCCTGGAGGACTACGTCGACCCCGGGGTGCTGCGTGCCGAGGTGGCGCGGGTGCGCGGCCTGCCCGAGGTGCTGTTCCGGCCGGACACCGCCGGGGTCCGGGAGCACGGCTGGCCGCGGGTGGCGGACCTGGTCGCGGGCAACCACCGGCTGCTGCTGTTCACCGACCACAGCCGGGCGGCCGACCAGGCGGCCGGACTGACCCGCGACTCGTTCGGGGTGATGTACCAGCGGGAGTGGACGGTGGAGAACTACTGGTCGATGGGTTCGGGCATCGGCACCTCGGACTGGTCCTGCTACAGCCGCTGGTACGGCGCGGACGACGTCGTGCCGCTGACCCGGACGGAGCCCGGCTTCCGCCCGCTGTTCGTGATGAACCACTTCCGGGACGTCACGGTCGCACCGACCGCCTCGGGCGACAACGGGAAGCTGCTGGACCGCGCGGAGCGGTTCTGCCGCCCGGCGGCCCGCAAGAAGCCCTCGTTCCTGGCCGTCGACCGCTATGACCTTGGTAACCCGGGCGCAGCGGTGGCTGCCCTGAACGGGTACGCGGACGCCGGGTGA
- the efeO gene encoding iron uptake system protein EfeO — protein MPARRSTAVTLLSLAVAGAALAGCSKKDDAGSADAVQVNASDSACELSTTTFPGGTVHLEVHNKGSKATEVYVYAAGDKIVTERENIGPGTRATISAEIKPGSYEVACKPGMTGDGIRQKITVTGDGASTAKADPRLQSAVDAYRAYAQQQADATIPVVTQFAEAVKSGDLEKAKSLFAASRVGWERTEPVAESFGDIDPKTDTREDGLEAGQQWTGWHKLEKSIWADGKVTDDDKKLADQLVADLKDWQTRIPKAEITPTGMANGAKELLDEVAKNKITGEEDRYSHTDLSDFQANVDGADKAYALLKPVVAEKDAALAKTLDGEFTAINALLAKYKQADGTYTSYDKVTEPERKAFSDAVNSLGEPLSKLAAAVVTP, from the coding sequence ATGCCCGCCCGTCGTTCCACCGCAGTCACGCTGCTGTCCCTCGCCGTCGCCGGTGCCGCCCTGGCCGGTTGCTCGAAGAAGGACGACGCGGGATCGGCGGACGCGGTCCAGGTCAACGCCTCCGACTCGGCCTGCGAGCTGTCGACCACCACCTTCCCCGGCGGCACCGTGCACCTGGAGGTGCACAACAAGGGGTCGAAGGCCACCGAGGTCTACGTCTACGCGGCCGGCGACAAGATCGTGACCGAGCGGGAGAACATCGGCCCCGGCACCAGGGCCACGATCTCCGCCGAGATCAAGCCGGGCTCGTACGAGGTCGCCTGCAAGCCGGGCATGACCGGCGACGGCATCCGCCAGAAGATCACCGTCACCGGTGACGGTGCGAGCACCGCCAAGGCCGACCCCCGTCTGCAGTCCGCCGTCGACGCCTACCGCGCCTACGCCCAGCAGCAGGCCGACGCGACCATCCCGGTGGTCACGCAGTTCGCCGAGGCGGTCAAGTCCGGCGACCTGGAGAAGGCGAAGTCGCTCTTCGCCGCGTCCCGGGTGGGCTGGGAGCGCACCGAGCCGGTCGCCGAGAGCTTCGGCGACATCGACCCGAAGACCGACACCCGCGAGGACGGCCTGGAGGCCGGCCAGCAGTGGACGGGCTGGCACAAGCTCGAGAAGTCGATCTGGGCCGACGGCAAGGTCACCGACGACGACAAGAAGCTGGCCGACCAGCTCGTCGCCGACCTGAAGGACTGGCAGACCCGCATCCCCAAGGCCGAGATCACCCCGACCGGCATGGCCAACGGCGCCAAGGAACTGCTGGACGAGGTCGCCAAGAACAAGATCACCGGTGAGGAGGACCGCTACAGCCACACCGACCTCTCGGACTTCCAGGCCAACGTCGACGGCGCCGACAAGGCGTACGCGCTGCTGAAGCCGGTCGTCGCGGAGAAGGACGCGGCCCTGGCCAAGACCCTCGACGGCGAGTTCACCGCGATCAACGCCCTGCTCGCCAAGTACAAGCAGGCCGACGGCACCTACACCTCCTACGACAAGGTCACCGAGCCGGAGCGCAAGGCGTTCTCCGACGCGGTCAACTCGCTGGGCGAGCCGCTCTCCAAGCTCGCCGCCGCCGTCGTCACCCCGTAG
- the efeB gene encoding iron uptake transporter deferrochelatase/peroxidase subunit — protein MDAETAQPATPADQAAEQPAPSRRALIGWAGAGLALGAAAAGSVAAATMKEDGAAAPAVDSTADIAFYGDHQSGIATPVQDRLHFAAFDVATNDRAALVAMLKEWTKAAAAMTGGREVGAGATGGVPQAPPDDTGEALGLPASRLTLTIGFGPTLFEKDGVDRFGLKARRPEALIDLPKFRGDRLEDGRVGGDICIQACADDPQVAVHAIRNLARIGMGVVNVRWSQLGFGKTSSTTPEAQTPRNLMGFKDGTHNIAGSDTAKLADHVWVAPGDGPEWMTGGSYLVSRRIRMTIEAWDRTSLKEQEDVFGRTKGEGAPYGKQKERDTPDLSAMPQDSHVRLAHPDSNNGLMILRRGFSFTDGSDGLGRLDAGLFFLAYQRDTRKAFVPLQTKLAANDKLNEYITHVGSAHFACPPGVRKPGEWWGQALFG, from the coding sequence GTGGACGCCGAGACCGCTCAGCCCGCCACCCCGGCCGACCAGGCCGCCGAGCAGCCCGCCCCCAGCCGGCGCGCCCTCATCGGCTGGGCCGGTGCCGGCCTGGCCCTGGGCGCGGCCGCGGCCGGGTCGGTCGCCGCCGCCACCATGAAGGAGGACGGCGCCGCCGCGCCGGCCGTCGACTCGACCGCGGACATCGCCTTCTACGGCGACCACCAGTCCGGGATCGCGACGCCCGTCCAGGACCGGCTGCACTTCGCCGCCTTCGACGTCGCCACGAACGACCGCGCCGCGCTGGTCGCGATGCTGAAGGAGTGGACGAAGGCCGCCGCCGCGATGACCGGCGGCCGCGAGGTCGGGGCCGGCGCCACCGGCGGCGTCCCGCAGGCCCCGCCGGACGACACCGGTGAGGCGCTCGGCCTGCCCGCCTCCCGGCTGACGCTGACCATCGGCTTCGGTCCGACGCTGTTCGAGAAGGACGGTGTCGACCGTTTCGGCCTCAAGGCGCGGCGCCCGGAGGCGCTGATCGACCTGCCGAAGTTCCGCGGCGACCGGCTGGAGGACGGCCGGGTCGGCGGCGACATCTGCATCCAGGCCTGCGCGGACGACCCGCAGGTCGCGGTGCACGCCATCCGCAACCTGGCCCGGATCGGCATGGGCGTGGTCAACGTCCGCTGGTCGCAGCTCGGTTTCGGCAAGACCTCCTCCACCACGCCCGAGGCACAGACCCCGCGCAACCTGATGGGCTTCAAGGACGGCACCCACAACATCGCGGGCTCCGACACCGCGAAGCTCGCCGACCACGTCTGGGTCGCCCCCGGCGACGGCCCGGAGTGGATGACCGGCGGCTCGTACCTGGTGTCGCGGCGGATCCGGATGACCATCGAGGCCTGGGACCGCACCTCGCTCAAGGAGCAGGAGGACGTCTTCGGCCGCACCAAGGGCGAGGGCGCGCCGTACGGCAAGCAGAAGGAGCGGGACACCCCGGACCTCTCGGCGATGCCGCAGGACTCCCACGTGCGCCTCGCCCACCCGGACAGCAACAACGGGCTGATGATCCTGCGCCGCGGCTTCTCCTTCACCGACGGTTCGGACGGCCTCGGCCGCCTGGACGCCGGCCTGTTCTTCCTCGCGTACCAGCGCGACACCCGCAAGGCGTTCGTGCCGCTGCAGACCAAGCTCGCGGCCAACGACAAGCTGAACGAGTACATCACGCACGTCGGCTCCGCCCACTTCGCGTGCCCGCCCGGTGTCCGCAAGCCCGGCGAATGGTGGGGCCAGGCCCTGTTCGGCTGA
- the efeU gene encoding iron uptake transporter permease EfeU, producing MFGNYLIGLREGLEASLVVCILIAYLVKTGRRDRLAPVWGGIAAAVVLSMAFGAVLQYGSTQMDFESQEALGGSLSVIAVGLVTWMVFWMRRTARHLKTELHGKLDAALAMGTFALVLTAFLAVGREGLETALFIWTAVQATSDGVRPLVGAVLGLLTSVVLGWLFYRGALKINLAKFFTWTGAMLVVVAAGVLAYGVHDLQEAGWIPGLHDVLFDISSTIPKDSWYGTLLKGVFNFQPDPTALQVIVWVLYLAPTLALFLRRSGGSTAPKPAAPVQPAGTPSA from the coding sequence GTGTTCGGCAACTACCTGATCGGCCTGCGTGAGGGCCTCGAAGCCAGCCTCGTCGTCTGCATCCTGATCGCCTACCTGGTCAAGACCGGTCGGCGGGACAGGCTCGCCCCCGTGTGGGGCGGCATCGCCGCGGCCGTCGTGCTCTCGATGGCCTTCGGCGCCGTGCTGCAGTACGGCTCGACGCAGATGGACTTCGAGTCGCAGGAGGCGCTCGGCGGCTCGCTGTCGGTCATCGCGGTCGGGCTGGTCACCTGGATGGTCTTCTGGATGCGCCGCACGGCACGCCACCTGAAGACCGAACTGCACGGCAAGCTGGACGCGGCGCTCGCCATGGGCACCTTCGCCCTGGTGCTGACGGCGTTCCTCGCCGTGGGCCGCGAGGGTCTGGAGACGGCGCTGTTCATCTGGACGGCCGTGCAGGCCACCAGCGACGGGGTCCGCCCGCTGGTCGGCGCCGTCCTCGGCCTGCTGACCTCGGTGGTGCTGGGCTGGCTGTTCTACCGCGGCGCGCTGAAGATCAACCTGGCGAAGTTCTTCACCTGGACGGGCGCGATGCTGGTCGTCGTCGCCGCGGGCGTGCTCGCCTACGGCGTGCACGACCTCCAGGAGGCCGGCTGGATCCCCGGCCTGCACGACGTGCTGTTCGACATCTCCAGCACCATCCCGAAGGACAGCTGGTACGGCACCCTGCTGAAGGGCGTCTTCAACTTCCAGCCGGACCCGACCGCGCTCCAGGTGATCGTCTGGGTGCTCTACCTGGCGCCCACCCTGGCGCTGTTCCTGCGGCGCTCCGGCGGCTCGACCGCGCCGAAGCCGGCCGCACCCGTCCAGCCCGCCGGGACACCGTCGGCCTGA
- a CDS encoding TetR/AcrR family transcriptional regulator encodes MDARSALADAPSRRSAARERLLETASGLFYAEGVQAVGVDRLITAAGVTKATFYRHFPGKDELVLAYIQQRDRDVRARFAAAGAAARDPRGVLDLLVGTLAEEICGPGFRGCPFINTAAEYPDPAHPVRQAVAEHRRWFRAALADLAAGCGHPDPETAAGILVLLRDGSMVAGNLDGGAAREHLRSAVAALVGPAG; translated from the coding sequence ATGGACGCTCGATCAGCACTCGCCGACGCCCCTTCGCGCAGGTCAGCGGCGCGCGAGCGGCTGCTGGAGACGGCGTCCGGGCTGTTCTACGCCGAGGGCGTCCAGGCTGTCGGCGTCGACCGGCTGATCACCGCGGCCGGCGTCACCAAGGCGACCTTCTACCGCCACTTCCCCGGCAAGGACGAACTCGTCCTCGCCTACATCCAGCAGCGCGACCGGGACGTCCGGGCACGGTTCGCCGCCGCCGGCGCCGCGGCCCGCGACCCGCGCGGCGTCCTCGACCTGCTGGTCGGGACACTGGCCGAGGAGATCTGCGGTCCGGGCTTCCGGGGCTGCCCGTTCATCAACACCGCCGCCGAGTACCCCGATCCGGCGCACCCCGTCCGGCAGGCCGTCGCCGAGCACCGCCGCTGGTTCCGCGCCGCACTGGCCGACCTGGCCGCCGGCTGCGGCCACCCCGACCCGGAGACCGCCGCCGGCATCCTGGTCCTGCTGCGCGACGGCAGCATGGTCGCCGGGAACCTCGACGGCGGGGCCGCCCGGGAACACCTGCGCAGCGCGGTCGCCGCCCTGGTCGGCCCGGCCGGCTGA
- a CDS encoding 2-dehydropantoate 2-reductase N-terminal domain-containing protein has protein sequence MVPEPTDRPLDAPTDRPPTDRPRTDRPGAGRRPVIAVLGAGSIGCHLGGLLSAVADVTLVGRPAAMEILRAHGLTLTGGGRPTRRIPADRLRLATSPEALRDADLVLVTVKSGGTTGAGQDLAGRLSPARR, from the coding sequence GTGGTGCCCGAGCCGACCGACCGACCGCTGGACGCGCCCACCGACCGACCGCCCACCGACCGACCGCGCACCGACCGACCCGGCGCCGGGCGGCGCCCGGTGATCGCCGTCCTCGGCGCCGGCAGCATCGGCTGCCACCTCGGCGGCCTGCTCTCCGCCGTCGCGGACGTCACCCTGGTCGGACGGCCCGCCGCGATGGAGATCCTGCGCGCACACGGCCTCACCCTCACCGGCGGCGGCCGTCCCACCCGCCGCATACCGGCCGACCGGCTGCGCCTGGCCACGTCGCCCGAGGCCCTGCGCGACGCGGACCTGGTGCTGGTGACGGTCAAGTCGGGCGGGACGACCGGGGCCGGCCAGGACCTCGCCGGCCGGCTCTCCCCGGCGCGGCGGTGA
- a CDS encoding ketopantoate reductase C-terminal domain-containing protein, with the protein MISLQNGLHNPAQLRAAVGDAHPVVAGMVPYNVLQTAPGVFHQGSGGALMIDDQPAGIALAEAAEQAGLAIERRADMREVQHGKLLMNLNNAINALSGLPLREELGSRAYRRCLALCQREALAAMRADGVRPARLGALPTALMPRLLALPDGVFRRLAAAALQVDAEARSSTWEDLQRGRRTEIDSLQGEVVAMAARHGLAAPANARLIELVRAAEESGPAARTWAGPELLAELTAAR; encoded by the coding sequence GTGATCAGCCTGCAGAACGGCCTGCACAACCCGGCGCAGCTGCGGGCCGCGGTCGGCGACGCGCACCCGGTGGTCGCCGGGATGGTCCCGTACAACGTGCTGCAGACCGCGCCCGGCGTCTTCCACCAGGGCTCGGGCGGGGCCCTGATGATCGACGACCAGCCTGCCGGGATCGCGCTGGCGGAGGCCGCCGAACAGGCCGGGCTGGCGATCGAGCGCCGCGCCGACATGCGCGAGGTGCAGCACGGCAAGCTGTTGATGAACCTGAACAACGCGATCAACGCGCTGTCCGGCCTGCCGCTGCGCGAGGAGCTCGGCTCGCGCGCCTACCGGCGCTGCCTGGCGCTGTGTCAGCGGGAGGCGCTGGCGGCGATGCGGGCGGACGGGGTCCGCCCGGCACGGCTGGGGGCGCTGCCGACCGCGCTGATGCCCAGGCTGCTGGCCCTGCCGGACGGGGTCTTCCGGCGGCTGGCGGCGGCAGCGCTGCAGGTGGACGCCGAGGCGCGGTCGTCGACCTGGGAGGATCTGCAGCGCGGCCGGCGGACGGAGATCGACAGCCTCCAGGGCGAGGTGGTCGCGATGGCGGCGCGGCACGGGCTGGCGGCCCCGGCGAACGCCCGGCTGATCGAGCTCGTCCGGGCGGCCGAGGAGTCCGGCCCCGCGGCCCGCACCTGGGCCGGCCCCGAGCTGCTCGCCGAGCTGACGGCGGCCCGTTGA
- a CDS encoding Rrf2 family transcriptional regulator, with protein sequence MRLTKSTDIALRIAMRLAVLDEASNPTTREVAAAMDVPYTHAAKVVSRLQHLGVVEARRGRSGGLALTLAGRTGSLGALVRELEGVGDVVGCEDDPPCPLRAACRLRGALRSAQEAFFAALDPLCVDDLVASPTGPVLLGLPVRPTARE encoded by the coding sequence GTGAGGCTGACCAAGAGCACCGACATCGCCCTGCGCATCGCCATGCGGCTGGCCGTGCTGGACGAGGCGTCCAACCCGACCACCCGCGAGGTCGCGGCGGCGATGGACGTGCCGTACACGCACGCGGCCAAGGTGGTCAGCCGACTCCAGCACCTCGGCGTGGTGGAGGCCCGGCGGGGCCGCAGCGGCGGCCTCGCGCTCACCCTGGCCGGCCGGACGGGCTCGCTGGGTGCGCTGGTCCGGGAGTTGGAGGGGGTCGGTGACGTGGTGGGCTGCGAGGACGATCCGCCGTGCCCGCTGCGGGCCGCCTGCCGGCTGCGCGGCGCGCTGCGCAGCGCCCAGGAGGCGTTCTTCGCGGCACTCGACCCGCTCTGCGTCGACGACCTGGTCGCCTCGCCGACCGGCCCCGTGCTGCTCGGACTGCCCGTCCGCCCGACCGCCCGGGAGTGA
- a CDS encoding globin domain-containing protein yields the protein MLSPQNLPVVEATLPVVGGAVGEITARFYERLFEAHPELLRDLFNRGNQANGSQRQALAGSIAAFATALVAHSEVRPDAMLARIAHKHASLGIAPEQYQVVHEHLFAAIVEVLGDAVTPEVAAAWDEVYWLMAHALIALESDLYAQAGSAPGEARRPYTVVARIPETADVATFVVRPADGSPVPAVRPGQYVSVEVELPDGARQIRQYSLTGQLDGALSFAVKRVAGAPAGEVSHHLHDRVGSGDTLRISPPFGDVVLADGEGPLLLASAGIGCTPMIGMLAHLAATGATRRVVAVHGDRDPGSHAFREDLHQLVGKLPDAEAHVFYEQAADDLPADRTGLVELSGIDVPAGATAYLCGPVPFLRSVRGQLIAAGIRPADIHYEVFGPDLWLGAEG from the coding sequence ATGCTGTCCCCGCAGAACCTCCCGGTCGTCGAGGCCACCCTGCCGGTCGTCGGCGGTGCCGTCGGCGAGATCACCGCGCGCTTCTACGAGCGGCTCTTCGAGGCCCACCCCGAGCTGCTGCGGGACCTCTTCAACCGGGGCAACCAGGCCAACGGCAGCCAGCGCCAGGCCCTGGCCGGATCGATAGCGGCGTTCGCCACCGCGCTGGTCGCACACTCCGAGGTGCGCCCGGACGCCATGCTCGCCCGGATCGCCCACAAGCACGCCTCGCTCGGCATCGCCCCCGAGCAGTACCAGGTGGTGCACGAGCACCTGTTCGCCGCGATCGTCGAGGTGCTCGGCGACGCCGTCACCCCCGAGGTCGCGGCCGCCTGGGACGAGGTCTACTGGCTGATGGCGCACGCCCTGATCGCCCTGGAGAGCGACCTGTACGCGCAGGCCGGCTCCGCTCCCGGCGAGGCCCGGCGCCCGTACACCGTGGTCGCCCGGATCCCGGAGACCGCCGATGTCGCGACCTTCGTCGTCCGCCCGGCCGACGGCAGCCCGGTGCCCGCCGTCCGGCCCGGCCAGTACGTCTCCGTGGAGGTCGAACTCCCGGACGGCGCCCGGCAGATCCGTCAGTACAGCCTGACCGGGCAGCTCGACGGCGCGCTTTCCTTCGCGGTCAAGCGGGTGGCGGGCGCGCCCGCCGGGGAGGTCTCCCACCACCTGCACGACCGGGTCGGCAGCGGCGACACCCTCCGGATCAGCCCTCCGTTCGGCGACGTCGTGCTCGCCGACGGGGAGGGGCCGCTGCTGCTCGCCTCGGCCGGTATCGGCTGCACCCCGATGATCGGCATGCTCGCCCACCTGGCCGCCACCGGCGCCACCCGCCGCGTCGTCGCCGTGCACGGCGACCGCGACCCGGGGAGCCACGCCTTCCGGGAGGACCTGCACCAGCTCGTCGGCAAGCTCCCGGACGCCGAGGCCCACGTCTTCTACGAGCAGGCCGCCGACGACCTGCCGGCCGACCGGACCGGCCTGGTGGAGCTGTCCGGCATCGACGTGCCGGCCGGCGCCACCGCCTACCTGTGCGGCCCGGTGCCGTTCCTGCGCTCGGTGCGCGGACAGCTGATCGCGGCGGGCATCCGCCCCGCCGACATCCACTACGAGGTGTTCGGGCCGGACCTCTGGCTCGGCGCGGAGGGCTGA
- a CDS encoding MarR family transcriptional regulator: protein MTESVAPTDTVAAVVAQWRGIHPHLDTGPMEIIGRINRCAALLQQAEDAPLRRAGLTRPEFDLLGALRRTGHELTPGELARETFSSGAAVTKRLRQLQDRGLVERRADTRDRRVAHLRLTDAGRGLVDRILPDQLAFERTVLAGLTGERHGELAGRLAELLGQLEGRIGG from the coding sequence ATGACGGAGTCGGTGGCGCCGACGGACACGGTGGCGGCCGTCGTCGCGCAGTGGCGCGGCATCCACCCCCACCTGGACACCGGGCCGATGGAGATCATCGGCCGGATCAACCGCTGTGCCGCGCTGCTCCAGCAGGCCGAGGACGCACCGCTGCGCCGGGCCGGGCTCACCCGCCCGGAGTTCGACCTGCTCGGTGCGCTGCGCCGCACCGGGCACGAGCTGACGCCCGGCGAACTGGCGCGGGAGACCTTCTCCTCCGGGGCGGCCGTCACCAAGCGGCTGCGGCAGCTCCAGGACCGCGGCCTCGTCGAGCGGCGGGCGGACACCCGGGACCGCCGGGTGGCGCACCTGCGGCTGACGGACGCCGGTCGCGGCCTGGTCGACCGGATCCTGCCGGACCAACTGGCCTTCGAGCGCACGGTGCTCGCCGGGCTCACCGGGGAGCGCCACGGCGAGCTGGCCGGCCGGCTGGCGGAGCTGCTCGGGCAGTTGGAGGGCCGGATCGGCGGCTGA